The following coding sequences lie in one Sedimentibacter sp. MB35-C1 genomic window:
- a CDS encoding TrkA C-terminal domain-containing protein, with amino-acid sequence MDNKVKSSVYQKIALDIASRIVEHNFEIGEKVYARSSIANRYNVSPETARRAINVLADLEIVDTVKGSGVIIKSYENAAKFIRHFSDKQTVNSIISELYSSLDNQKKEINYIKSKFDLLLENTQRFQSINPFVPFEIRITEDSSRLGKTVSESNFWQNTNATIIAIKRDGVIILSPGPYAVFKENDIFYFVGDENSYNRVKDFIYGNIKSE; translated from the coding sequence ATGGACAATAAAGTTAAGAGTTCTGTATATCAGAAAATAGCCCTGGATATAGCTTCCAGAATTGTTGAACATAATTTTGAAATAGGCGAAAAAGTGTATGCAAGGTCTTCTATAGCAAACCGATACAATGTTTCGCCGGAAACAGCAAGAAGGGCAATAAATGTTCTTGCTGATTTAGAAATTGTAGATACAGTGAAGGGTAGCGGCGTTATTATTAAATCCTATGAGAATGCAGCTAAATTTATAAGACATTTTAGTGATAAACAAACAGTTAATTCTATAATATCTGAATTGTACAGCAGTCTAGACAATCAAAAAAAAGAAATAAATTATATTAAGTCCAAATTTGATTTGTTATTAGAAAATACACAGCGATTTCAATCAATTAACCCATTTGTGCCTTTTGAGATAAGAATCACTGAGGATTCAAGCCGTTTAGGAAAAACTGTATCAGAAAGCAACTTTTGGCAAAATACAAACGCAACTATTATTGCTATAAAGCGAGATGGTGTTATTATTTTGTCTCCAGGTCCGTATGCTGTATTTAAAGAAAATGATATATTTTATTTTGTTGGTGATGAAAATAGCTATAACCGCGTAAAGGACTTTATATATGGTAATATAAAAAGCGAATAA
- a CDS encoding ATP-binding protein, producing MISSEEMRLIVQGDLAKKMNVEGLQDMQEIDDIARRQSEKMAALGQLAGGIAHDFNNQLMSIIGNATMIQRTDDLKKVKEYAERIIHISQSTANLTKKILMFSKKESSTNKPVNLKNVLDNTYMMVESILNKKIELSYKYGAANKSVLGDEAQIENLIVNLILNSRDAMNDSVGKIEVGTLDTVVFSEMVLSHGETLKPGQYITIYVEDNGSGIGEDVFMKIFEPYYTTKAKTKGTGLGLSVVFGTVKSHSGFINVRSKVGWGTRFEIFLPVYNKKYSVNKTTKIDVDSNLIMLVDDDENVLDVETELLEDLGYDVIKFSKPLEALEYYKRHSCKIAFSVIDLSMPIMSGKQLYEEMKKTKNKTKAFFITGFAQQSDYEELISKGEVIIHKPFTYEDLSANIAKIYK from the coding sequence ATGATTAGTAGCGAAGAGATGAGGTTAATTGTACAAGGAGATCTAGCAAAAAAAATGAATGTAGAAGGCCTTCAGGATATGCAGGAGATAGATGATATAGCAAGAAGGCAGAGCGAAAAGATGGCAGCATTGGGTCAGCTAGCTGGTGGAATTGCTCATGACTTTAATAATCAGTTAATGAGCATAATCGGGAATGCGACTATGATACAGCGAACTGATGACTTAAAAAAAGTTAAAGAATATGCAGAAAGAATAATTCACATTTCACAAAGTACGGCAAATTTGACTAAAAAAATTCTTATGTTTTCGAAAAAGGAAAGCAGCACAAACAAACCGGTTAATTTGAAAAATGTATTGGACAACACATACATGATGGTAGAATCCATATTAAACAAAAAAATAGAACTTAGTTATAAGTATGGAGCCGCAAACAAGTCAGTGTTGGGTGATGAAGCTCAAATCGAGAATTTAATTGTAAATCTTATATTAAATTCAAGGGACGCCATGAATGATTCAGTTGGCAAAATTGAAGTAGGAACTTTAGACACAGTTGTATTTTCAGAAATGGTTCTAAGTCATGGTGAAACCTTAAAGCCTGGGCAATACATAACAATTTATGTTGAAGACAATGGTTCGGGAATAGGCGAGGATGTTTTCATGAAAATATTTGAGCCGTATTATACAACAAAAGCTAAAACAAAGGGAACAGGTTTGGGACTATCCGTGGTTTTTGGGACTGTAAAATCCCATTCTGGTTTTATTAACGTAAGAAGCAAAGTAGGGTGGGGAACAAGATTTGAAATTTTCCTGCCGGTGTATAACAAAAAATATTCAGTTAATAAAACCACTAAAATTGACGTTGATAGCAATTTGATTATGCTGGTTGATGATGATGAAAATGTACTCGATGTTGAAACAGAGTTGCTTGAAGATTTGGGATATGACGTTATTAAGTTTAGCAAACCGTTGGAAGCATTGGAGTATTACAAAAGACACAGCTGCAAAATTGCTTTTTCAGTAATAGATTTATCAATGCCTATAATGTCGGGAAAACAGCTGTATGAGGAAATGAAAAAAACTAAAAATAAAACAAAGGCTTTTTTTATTACCGGTTTCGCGCAGCAATCAGATTATGAGGAATTGATAAGTAAAGGCGAAGTTATTATACATAAGCCGTTTACATACGAAGACTTGTCGGCAAATATAGCTAAAATTTACAAGTGA
- a CDS encoding pyridoxal phosphate-dependent aminotransferase: MAFNMVASHAVWPMENDAIFGLAAKAKEAIDKYGKENVIDSTLGALVDDDGNLICLDTVYSELKSLPNAAIAAYAQVAGQADFLEAVQDACFKEYRPKAYIKAVATPGGTGAVRHSIWNYTEPGDSILVCDWFWSPYVTISEEFGRTVTNYEFFNDKGVFNITSFKEKFENLIDKQKRLVTVLNTPANNPTGYSLSDEEWDEVLDIAKEKAKDPENKIIFMVDVAYIDYADKDRRKFFAKFSNLPENILILIAYSMSKGYTMYGMRSGAIIGVSSNEEIAKEFYYTCMHANRANWSNGTRGAMSVMTSIAKDPAKRKAYEEEVAKYRAMLKKRANAFVKSAEECGLKILPYRDGFFVSIPCSNAKQLSDELIKENLFVVALKKGLRFAVCAVSEDKCKIAPAKIKEVMDRYK; this comes from the coding sequence ATGGCATTTAATATGGTTGCTTCCCATGCAGTGTGGCCTATGGAAAATGATGCAATATTCGGGCTTGCTGCAAAGGCAAAGGAAGCTATTGATAAGTACGGCAAAGAAAACGTTATTGATTCTACTCTTGGAGCGCTTGTTGACGATGATGGAAATCTTATTTGTCTTGATACAGTATACAGTGAATTAAAATCACTTCCAAATGCTGCAATAGCAGCATATGCTCAGGTAGCGGGGCAAGCAGACTTTCTGGAAGCTGTTCAAGATGCATGCTTTAAAGAATATCGACCAAAAGCTTATATAAAAGCCGTCGCAACCCCTGGAGGAACAGGAGCAGTAAGGCATTCAATTTGGAATTATACTGAACCGGGAGATTCTATACTTGTTTGCGACTGGTTCTGGTCACCATACGTGACAATTTCGGAAGAATTTGGCAGAACAGTTACAAATTATGAATTCTTTAATGATAAGGGCGTATTTAATATTACTTCATTCAAAGAAAAATTTGAAAACTTAATTGATAAGCAAAAAAGACTTGTCACTGTATTAAATACTCCTGCTAACAATCCTACAGGATACAGTCTGTCTGATGAAGAATGGGATGAAGTTTTAGACATCGCAAAGGAAAAAGCTAAAGACCCGGAAAATAAAATAATATTTATGGTCGATGTTGCTTATATTGACTATGCCGACAAAGATAGAAGAAAGTTTTTTGCCAAATTTTCTAATCTTCCTGAAAATATACTTATACTGATAGCATACAGCATGTCAAAAGGATATACAATGTATGGCATGAGATCTGGGGCAATTATCGGTGTTTCTTCAAATGAAGAAATAGCTAAAGAATTCTATTACACATGCATGCACGCAAACAGAGCGAACTGGTCGAACGGAACAAGGGGCGCAATGTCTGTTATGACTAGTATAGCCAAAGACCCTGCTAAAAGAAAAGCTTATGAAGAAGAAGTAGCTAAATACAGAGCGATGTTAAAAAAACGTGCAAATGCCTTTGTAAAAAGCGCAGAAGAATGCGGCTTAAAAATTTTACCTTACCGAGATGGATTCTTTGTCAGCATACCTTGCAGCAATGCAAAACAGTTGTCTGATGAATTAATAAAAGAGAACTTGTTCGTTGTTGCATTAAAGAAAGGACTAAGATTTGCAGTTTGTGCGGTTTCTGAAGATAAATGCAAAATAGCACCCGCAAAAATAAAGGAAGTAATGGACAGATACAAATAA
- a CDS encoding ribose-phosphate pyrophosphokinase has protein sequence MNINDYTYNEPQPFGELSIIAMKGCEEIAAKIDYYLKEWRQDKNGVIYSEDSVPVRTYLLDAVCPRFGSGEAKGVLNETVRGHDVFIISDVFNYGTTFKMYGMDVPMSPDDHYQDLKRIIAAMNGKEKRITVIMPMLYEGRQHKRATRESLDCALALQELTSMGVENIISFDIHDPRVQNAIPLHGFEDFHPHYQMIKAFVRSVPDVAIDRNHMMIISPDEGGMARCIYYSSVMELDLGMFYKRRDYSVIVNGKNPVVSHEFLGDNVEGKDVIVVDDMIASGDSMIDVAKKLKERKAKNVYVFASFGLFTEGLAKFDKAYNDGTITKIFTTNMIYRKPELLDKPWYTEVDMSKYIANIIDTLNYDGSLSELLDPVQKIKKLLKK, from the coding sequence ATGAATATAAATGATTATACTTACAATGAACCTCAGCCGTTTGGTGAATTGTCAATAATAGCTATGAAGGGCTGCGAAGAAATTGCAGCTAAAATAGACTATTACCTAAAGGAATGGAGACAGGATAAAAATGGTGTTATATATTCAGAGGACTCTGTTCCCGTAAGAACATACCTGTTAGATGCTGTGTGCCCAAGATTTGGATCAGGTGAGGCGAAGGGTGTTCTTAATGAAACTGTAAGAGGACATGATGTATTTATAATATCTGATGTATTTAATTATGGAACAACATTCAAAATGTACGGTATGGATGTTCCAATGAGCCCGGATGATCACTATCAGGACTTAAAAAGAATTATAGCAGCCATGAATGGTAAAGAAAAAAGAATAACTGTTATAATGCCGATGCTTTATGAGGGAAGACAGCATAAGAGAGCCACGAGAGAATCACTGGACTGTGCGTTGGCATTGCAGGAACTCACATCCATGGGCGTTGAAAATATCATTTCTTTCGATATTCATGATCCGAGAGTGCAAAATGCTATTCCTCTGCATGGATTTGAGGACTTTCATCCTCATTATCAGATGATAAAAGCATTTGTAAGATCTGTTCCAGACGTGGCAATAGACAGAAATCACATGATGATTATTTCACCTGATGAGGGAGGAATGGCAAGGTGCATATACTATTCTTCCGTTATGGAACTTGATCTGGGAATGTTTTACAAGAGAAGAGATTATTCTGTTATAGTAAATGGAAAGAACCCTGTCGTAAGCCATGAATTCTTAGGGGATAATGTAGAAGGCAAGGATGTTATTGTTGTTGACGATATGATTGCATCTGGAGATTCAATGATTGATGTTGCCAAGAAGCTGAAAGAAAGAAAAGCAAAAAATGTATACGTGTTTGCTTCATTCGGATTATTTACAGAAGGTTTAGCCAAATTTGACAAGGCATACAATGATGGAACAATAACGAAAATATTTACTACAAACATGATTTACAGAAAGCCTGAACTTTTGGATAAACCATGGTATACGGAAGTTGACATGTCAAAATATATAGCCAATATTATTGATACCCTAAACTATGACGGGTCATTAAGCGAATTATTGGATCCTGTTCAGAAAATTAAAAAACTGCTTAAAAAATAA
- a CDS encoding MATE family efflux transporter, protein MNKDQIEVKNSSMNTMTCGSPLKIILTFAFPMLIGNIFQQLYNMVDSIVVGNYVGKLALAAVGTGFPIIFMMAAMFIGLGLGATILISQYVGAGDMDNVQRTAQTIYTAMILGSIPISIIGIFLSEPILVLIKTPIDALPMAKTYMMIIFSGMIGGFGFNVNAGILQGFGDSKSSLLFLSIATVMNIILDLILVIVFGMGVAGVAVATITAQMASWIFGIIYMKRKYAVLDFPVFKFKFDKAIFGKIVKLGLPAGIQQTLFSIGIMSLQSLVNGYGSDFIAGFNAANKIDTFAFMPIQSFSNAVTTFTGQNIGAGRMDRVHKGTVTAVGLSVMVCLACLVIIPLGPSLLGMFNSDPAVIESGMIYLKNVMPAISLLAIVFTINAVIRGAGESIVPMMGAIISLWLGRIPAAYYIADKYGKEYMFLSYAVGWAFWLLISGPYYLSGKWKTKSEELLGKQNYSS, encoded by the coding sequence TTGAACAAAGACCAAATAGAAGTTAAAAATTCATCTATGAATACAATGACCTGCGGCAGTCCGCTAAAAATAATACTTACTTTTGCATTTCCAATGCTTATAGGAAATATATTTCAACAATTATACAACATGGTAGACAGTATTGTTGTTGGCAATTATGTTGGGAAGTTGGCATTAGCGGCAGTAGGGACAGGATTTCCGATTATATTTATGATGGCTGCAATGTTTATTGGCCTTGGGCTGGGGGCTACAATTCTTATTTCTCAATATGTCGGAGCCGGTGATATGGATAACGTTCAGAGAACTGCCCAGACTATTTATACAGCAATGATTTTAGGATCTATACCTATTTCTATAATAGGGATTTTTTTGTCTGAGCCTATTTTAGTACTCATTAAAACCCCAATCGATGCTCTGCCTATGGCTAAAACATATATGATGATTATATTCAGCGGTATGATAGGAGGGTTTGGATTTAATGTTAATGCCGGAATACTGCAGGGATTTGGCGACAGTAAATCGTCACTTTTGTTTCTTTCCATAGCAACCGTAATGAACATTATCCTCGATTTGATTCTTGTAATTGTATTTGGTATGGGAGTTGCTGGTGTTGCAGTAGCAACGATCACAGCGCAAATGGCTTCTTGGATTTTTGGAATTATATATATGAAAAGAAAATATGCGGTTTTAGATTTCCCGGTTTTTAAGTTTAAATTTGATAAAGCTATATTTGGTAAAATAGTAAAGCTGGGTCTTCCGGCAGGAATACAACAGACACTTTTTTCAATAGGAATTATGAGTCTGCAATCTCTCGTAAACGGATATGGTTCTGACTTTATTGCCGGATTTAATGCTGCTAATAAAATTGATACCTTTGCATTTATGCCTATTCAGAGCTTTAGTAATGCAGTTACAACATTTACGGGGCAAAACATTGGCGCCGGACGAATGGACAGAGTTCATAAGGGTACTGTTACGGCAGTAGGATTGTCTGTCATGGTTTGTTTGGCATGTCTGGTTATTATTCCATTGGGGCCTTCATTGCTGGGAATGTTTAACTCAGATCCTGCGGTAATTGAGTCTGGGATGATATATTTGAAAAATGTTATGCCGGCAATTTCACTGTTGGCAATTGTATTTACAATTAATGCTGTAATAAGAGGCGCAGGGGAATCTATTGTTCCGATGATGGGTGCTATAATATCTCTTTGGCTTGGAAGAATTCCGGCAGCGTACTATATAGCAGATAAATATGGAAAAGAATACATGTTTTTGAGCTACGCGGTTGGATGGGCGTTTTGGCTTCTAATTTCAGGGCCATATTATTTGTCAGGTAAATGGAAAACAAAGTCGGAAGAATTGCTGGGTAAGCAAAATTATAGTAGTTAA